A genomic window from Parasteatoda tepidariorum isolate YZ-2023 chromosome 10, CAS_Ptep_4.0, whole genome shotgun sequence includes:
- the LOC107453565 gene encoding speckle-type POZ protein B: MWNESDVIAHELCSVESENQENSEREPAATDSMFVMGKSAIDELRRDGFTFTWRIENFSSFGRKTGEYIQSPTFLVEKLDKTEWYLRLYPRGDVDHNYTACYLYRKKNDEGPSKIVIGYKISFITVDGTPNLSGQVEKLTFAKNKGFGNTKFIKRDEILKKKKAFLPKDTLTVRCHMWKCFFEKSVAKECFASTRIDVERCYLTWSVKNFSACESGVKQEVPFVPASTKVPPLDIKWFINKEDGTINIEIILRGKKVSVTTYVICNISILDSKSNSQVLVQNDHFFEPYKDEQVWSLPPLIEKEELLLNRDQYLSDDSLSLTCELAISLGEESSTIEESNFKPFPENDSKQNKNMANTLKSDLLSLYTNKKYCDVTLQSSSKSFPAHKAILSARSLVLSTMIEDEKGDETRHILNIPDIDENTLNDMLIYMYSEKLDHLNLESAIKLYCAADRYQVLSLKAICTDFLKSILTPSSVCLLLALADEHKDNDMKKYIQDYICNNASEIFHSKLWKEFMDKKATLAGEIMHGVLKKN; encoded by the coding sequence ATGTGGAATGAATCTGACGTCATAGCTCATGAGCTATGTAGCGTCGAAAGCGAGAACCAGGAGAATTCGGAAAGGGAACCTGCAGCGACGGATTCGATGTTCGTTATGGGAAAGTCGGCAATCGATGAACTCAGACGTGATGGGTTCACATTCACTTGGCGGATTGAAAACTTCAGCTCGTTTGGTAGAAAAACTGGCGAATACATCCAAAGCCCTACTTTTTTAGTAGAAAAGCTAGACAAAACTGAATGGTATTTGCGTTTGTACCCTAGAGGTGATGTTGATCATAATTATACAGCTTGTTACCTTTACAGAAAAAAGAATGACGAGGGACCATCAAAAATTGTCATAggctataaaatatcttttataactGTAGATGGAACACCTAACTTATCAGGCCAGGTTGAAAAGCTTACATTTGCTAAGAACAAAGGTTTTGGcaatactaaatttataaaacgagacgaaattttaaagaagaaaaaggcTTTCCTCCCCAAAGACACCTTAACTGTTCGATGCCATATGTGGAAATGCTTTTTTGAGAAATCAGTTGCAAAAGAATGTTTTGCTTCAACTAGGATAGATGTCGAGCGATGCTACTTAACATGGTCTGTGAAAAATTTTAGCGCCTGCGAATCGGGGGTAAAGCAAGAGGTTCCTTTTGTGCCTGCGTCAACCAAAGTACCGCCTTTAGACATTAAATGGTTTATAAATAAGGAAGATGGTACAATCAATATTGAGATTATACTCCGcggaaaaaaagtttcagtgaCAACGTACGTAATCTGTAACATATCTATCCTCGATTCCAAAAGCAATAGTCAagttttagttcaaaatgaTCATTTTTTCGAACCTTACAAAGATGAACAGGTTTGGAGCTTGCCACCGTTGATTGAAAAAGAGGAATTGCTTTTAAACCGAGATCAGTACTTGTCAGATGATTCTTTATCTTTGACTTGCGAATTGGCAATATCACTTGGCGAAGAATCGTCCACAATCGAAGAGTCAAATTTCAAACCTTTCCCAGAAAACGATTCCAAACAGAATAAGAATATGGCAAAcacattaaaaagtgatttgtTGTCCCTTTACACAAACAAGAAAtattgtgatgtaactcttcaAAGTTCAAGTAAATCCTTCCCTGCCCATAAAGCAATTTTGTCTGCCAGATCCTTAGTATTGTCTACTATGATAGAAGATGAAAAAGGTGATGAAACTAGACATATTCTAAATATACCTGATATAGATGAGAACACTTTAAATGATATGTTGATATACATGTATTCTGAGAAATTAGatcatttgaatttagaaaGTGCTATAAAATTGTATTGTGCTGCTGATAGGTACCAAGTACTCTCTTTGAAAGCCATCTGTACcgattttttgaaatctattttaactCCATCAAGTGTTTGTCTCTTACTAGCACTTGCGGATGAACACAAAGACAACGATATGAAAAAGTATATTCAAGattatatatgtaataatgCAAGTGAAATTTTTCATTCGAAACTATGGAAGGAATTCATGGATAAGAAAGCAACTTTAGCAGGTGAAATTATGCATGGCGTcttgaaaaagaattga